Within the Streptomyces sp. R41 genome, the region CAGAAAACGAGTCAAATGGGATGCCAGGAGCGCGGCAACCGATGTGTCGGACAAATCCGCCAAACGACGGATGACGAGACAGGCCCGGGCGCGTAACCAAGGGGGCGCCGTCGCGTTGTTCCCCGTGACGGCCGTGGCGGGGAAGACCCCCCGAGCCCCCACCACGGCCGCAGAAACTCTCCTTGGACCTGTTACTCCGCGCCTTACGCGAGCCCTGCCCGCTCCAGCGCTTCGAAACCGGCCCGGAGCGAGGCGATCCGGTCGTCCAGCGTGAACCCCGCGGGGGCCAGCGTGAGCGTGGTGACCCCGGCGGCGGCATACGCCTTCATCCGGTCGGCGATGCGGTCGACGGAGCCGAGCAGGGTGGTCTGGTCGATCAGGGCGTGCGGGATGGCGGCGGCCGCGCCCTCCTTGTCGCCGGACAGGTACTTGTCCTGGATCTCGGCGGCTTCCTTCTCGTATCCCATGCGCTGGGCGAGCTGATTGTAGAAGTTCTGCTTGCGGCTGCCCATGCCGCCCACGTACAGCGCGGTGTAGGGGCGGAACATGTCGGCGAGCGCCGCCACGTTCTTGTCCTCGCCGAGGGCGAGCGGCAGCGTCGGGCAGACGTCGAAGCCCTCCATCGTCTTGCCGGCCTTCTCGCGGCCCGCGCGCAGGTGCCTGATCGCGGTGTCCTCGAGGTGGTCGGCGGAAGGGAAGATCAGCAGCGCGCCGTCGGCGATCTCGCCGGTCTGCTCCAGGTTCTTGGGGCCGATCGCGGCGACGTAGAGCGGAATGTGCTCGCGCTCGGGGTGCACGGTCAGCTTGATCGGCTTGCCCGGGCCGCCGGGCAGCGG harbors:
- a CDS encoding LLM class F420-dependent oxidoreductase, coding for MQLGINLGYWGAGMDADNLAVAQEADRLGYAVCWAAEAYGSDAATVLTWVAAQTERIDVGSAIFQIPARQPAMTAMTAATLDSLSGGRFRLGLGVSGPQVSEGWYGVKFDKPLARTREYVEIVRKAMTRERLSYEGEHWTLPLPGGPGKPIKLTVHPEREHIPLYVAAIGPKNLEQTGEIADGALLIFPSADHLEDTAIRHLRAGREKAGKTMEGFDVCPTLPLALGEDKNVAALADMFRPYTALYVGGMGSRKQNFYNQLAQRMGYEKEAAEIQDKYLSGDKEGAAAAIPHALIDQTTLLGSVDRIADRMKAYAAAGVTTLTLAPAGFTLDDRIASLRAGFEALERAGLA